In Winkia neuii, a genomic segment contains:
- a CDS encoding ArsR/SmtB family transcription factor → MASSNAQAECDADKPRFELLRATLPAEDEIQQIAQIMRLFGDPARLRLLLVLLEVDEMCVGDLAQLAQMNESATSHALRLLRAHHVVAVRREGRMAYYRIIDTHVKASLQLTLDHVRHETN, encoded by the coding sequence GTGGCATCGAGTAATGCGCAAGCCGAATGTGACGCAGACAAGCCGCGTTTTGAATTACTGCGGGCCACCCTGCCCGCCGAAGATGAAATACAGCAGATTGCGCAGATTATGCGACTGTTTGGCGATCCGGCCCGGTTGCGGCTGCTGCTGGTACTCCTAGAGGTCGACGAAATGTGCGTAGGGGACTTGGCACAGTTAGCCCAGATGAACGAATCGGCCACCTCGCACGCACTCCGGCTACTTCGTGCGCACCACGTAGTTGCCGTCCGTCGCGAGGGCCGCATGGCCTACTACCGCATTATTGACACCCACGTGAAAGCATCCTTGCAGCTCACGCTCGATCACGTGCGTCACGAAACGAATTAA
- a CDS encoding DUF981 family protein, whose protein sequence is MQGVTFNTTMALVAGTIMILAVVFARTAARAQAAVPGKARTLTGWGWAFVALGAYLGVTGMYMTLMWPLKEVDGAFCCTVDNVTFGEPAALYGLLTFIAGLAIIAAQKAADRKERPLDLVGTLRPILYVAAVGGVGLVMFAIAGMHFGMWRPPDIEPIARLMAGQIWEPLMVMCLYGFSGIAAMLAPFAPENKWVGRIATLLTWGCGVTWVFLSFTVFYSHVGFFPPA, encoded by the coding sequence ATGCAGGGGGTTACTTTCAATACGACAATGGCGCTGGTAGCCGGCACCATCATGATTCTGGCAGTCGTGTTCGCCCGCACCGCAGCCCGCGCGCAGGCAGCGGTGCCAGGAAAGGCACGCACCCTGACAGGCTGGGGGTGGGCCTTCGTCGCCCTCGGCGCATATCTGGGCGTGACCGGCATGTACATGACGCTGATGTGGCCGCTAAAAGAGGTCGACGGCGCATTTTGCTGCACCGTTGACAACGTCACCTTCGGCGAGCCTGCAGCGCTATACGGACTGCTCACCTTTATTGCCGGGCTAGCAATTATTGCCGCGCAAAAGGCCGCTGACCGCAAGGAGCGGCCGCTCGATCTAGTCGGCACGCTGCGCCCAATCCTTTACGTGGCCGCGGTTGGAGGTGTCGGCTTAGTCATGTTCGCCATCGCAGGAATGCACTTCGGCATGTGGCGGCCGCCAGACATTGAACCCATCGCCCGCTTGATGGCGGGGCAAATTTGGGAGCCACTTATGGTTATGTGCCTGTACGGTTTCAGTGGGATTGCGGCGATGCTTGCCCCCTTCGCCCCCGAAAATAAGTGGGTCGGCCGCATCGCCACCCTGCTGACATGGGGTTGCGGTGTCACGTGGGTGTTCCTATCGTTTACCGTGTTCTATTCGCACGTGGGCTTCTTTCCGCCGGCCTAA
- a CDS encoding sodium/glutamate symporter, with product MDAKQVGFALLLLGIFLLIGKVLRVKVRWIQKIFLPSSIVGGFVALFLGPGVFGAIADKLGYHQFADGGLLGENVLSIWSTLPGLLISVVFATLFMGQDLPGPKRIVNIAGPQLSVGVAMATGQYVAGLLLTVAILVPLFGISPMAGALIEIGYEGGHGTAAGMIPVFKELGWSEGGDLSIGVATVGLVGGVVLGVALINWAVRTGRTQIVKETANRSVEEQQGLFRSDENYVAAHMTVRPSSIEPLSLHVAFLALAILIGQAMLSGLQWMEQMLWIDHIKLMAFVPLFPLAMIGGIIVQVLLKAVGYSHIIDSQMMLRIQGLALDILILAAMATISIKAISDNLVPFLVLCLGGVVLNLFVLLWLTPRTIPEYWFERGIGDFGQGMGVTATGLILMRIVDPEGKSPCFEAFGFKQLVFEPFFGGGIITAMVAPLIFSVGPWPVLIVMSIIFIAAVLSGLFYWGKSGRGWINPQAAIEHEEEHVRRDWRPSEELANPPGTLN from the coding sequence ATGGACGCAAAACAAGTTGGCTTCGCATTGCTGTTGCTGGGCATATTTTTGCTTATCGGCAAGGTGCTGCGCGTAAAAGTAAGGTGGATTCAAAAGATCTTCCTCCCCTCGTCAATCGTAGGCGGATTCGTGGCGCTCTTTCTTGGGCCCGGCGTTTTTGGGGCGATCGCTGACAAGCTCGGCTACCACCAGTTTGCCGACGGCGGGCTGCTAGGGGAAAACGTCCTCAGCATCTGGTCAACCCTTCCGGGGCTGCTAATCTCAGTAGTGTTTGCCACGCTGTTCATGGGCCAGGATCTGCCGGGTCCTAAACGCATCGTCAATATTGCGGGCCCCCAGCTATCGGTTGGCGTGGCAATGGCAACTGGCCAATACGTTGCCGGCCTGCTACTGACCGTTGCCATATTGGTGCCACTGTTCGGTATTTCCCCAATGGCGGGCGCACTGATCGAAATTGGTTACGAGGGCGGACACGGTACCGCCGCCGGCATGATCCCCGTGTTCAAAGAATTAGGGTGGTCCGAGGGCGGCGACCTTTCCATCGGTGTTGCTACTGTCGGCCTCGTAGGGGGCGTAGTCCTAGGCGTTGCGCTGATCAACTGGGCCGTGCGCACCGGCCGCACCCAGATTGTCAAAGAGACGGCTAACCGCTCTGTCGAAGAGCAGCAGGGTCTGTTCCGTTCTGACGAAAACTACGTGGCAGCACACATGACCGTGCGTCCGTCCTCGATCGAACCCCTGTCATTGCACGTAGCGTTCCTTGCACTGGCAATCCTGATCGGCCAGGCAATGCTTTCCGGGCTGCAGTGGATGGAACAGATGCTGTGGATTGACCACATCAAGTTGATGGCCTTCGTGCCCCTGTTCCCGCTGGCAATGATCGGCGGCATTATTGTGCAGGTGCTGCTGAAAGCCGTTGGCTACTCGCACATCATCGATTCGCAAATGATGCTTCGTATTCAAGGCCTTGCACTGGACATCTTGATTCTGGCTGCCATGGCAACTATCTCTATCAAGGCCATTTCAGACAACCTGGTGCCGTTCCTCGTGCTGTGCCTTGGCGGCGTGGTGCTAAACCTGTTTGTGCTGCTGTGGCTGACCCCACGCACCATCCCCGAATACTGGTTTGAACGCGGCATTGGCGACTTCGGGCAGGGCATGGGCGTTACCGCCACCGGCCTGATCCTGATGCGCATCGTCGACCCGGAAGGCAAGTCGCCCTGCTTCGAAGCGTTCGGCTTCAAACAGCTGGTATTCGAACCCTTCTTCGGCGGCGGCATCATTACCGCCATGGTTGCTCCACTAATCTTCTCGGTGGGGCCGTGGCCGGTGCTGATCGTCATGAGCATCATCTTCATAGCCGCAGTGCTGTCCGGCCTGTTCTACTGGGGCAAGAGCGGACGCGGGTGGATCAACCCGCAGGCCGCCATCGAACACGAAGAAGAACACGTGCGGCGCGACTGGCGTCCCTCCGAAGAACTGGCCAATCCGCCAGGAACTCTGAACTAA
- a CDS encoding cation diffusion facilitator family transporter — protein sequence MGHSHSHSHDHGVGEQTATGAHRGRLLIVFFIYLLIILAELIGAWWANSLALVAEAMHMTVDSSGILIALIAAWLATRKASPRRTYGWMRAEIIAVLINCFLLLGVGVFIAYEAVDRWINPPQVHGVGVIGFAVVGVIGSAVSLFLLAGGQKESLNVKAAFLEVMSDGIGAAGIILSGVLNVAFGWNRIDAIAAAAVGLIILPRTFVLLKKAVNIIMQGVPEGMNVKEIRASLAAAKGVDAIHSLHVWALTSGVPVLSAHVRVSEQAWVDGSGPRILDELTHTAQHQWGIDHCTFQLEEPGHEHHEAAMHAN from the coding sequence ATGGGCCACAGCCATAGCCACAGCCACGATCACGGGGTCGGCGAGCAAACCGCCACCGGCGCCCACCGGGGCCGCCTACTAATTGTCTTCTTTATTTACCTACTAATCATCCTCGCTGAACTGATCGGCGCCTGGTGGGCAAACTCCCTGGCCCTAGTCGCCGAAGCGATGCACATGACCGTCGATTCTTCGGGCATTCTGATCGCCCTGATAGCTGCCTGGCTGGCAACCCGCAAGGCTTCCCCCAGGCGCACCTACGGGTGGATGAGGGCGGAGATTATTGCCGTCCTCATCAATTGCTTCTTATTGCTAGGGGTGGGTGTCTTCATTGCCTACGAGGCGGTAGATCGCTGGATTAACCCGCCGCAGGTGCACGGCGTGGGCGTGATCGGCTTTGCGGTAGTTGGCGTTATCGGTTCGGCCGTGTCGCTCTTCCTGCTGGCCGGCGGGCAAAAAGAATCTTTGAACGTGAAAGCCGCCTTCCTCGAAGTCATGAGTGATGGCATCGGCGCCGCCGGTATCATCCTCTCGGGGGTGCTGAACGTTGCCTTCGGGTGGAACCGGATCGACGCCATCGCTGCGGCCGCCGTGGGCTTGATCATCTTGCCGCGCACCTTCGTCCTGCTGAAAAAGGCGGTAAACATCATCATGCAAGGCGTGCCGGAAGGTATGAATGTCAAGGAAATCCGCGCCTCGCTAGCTGCCGCCAAGGGCGTAGACGCAATCCACTCGCTGCACGTGTGGGCGCTGACCTCAGGCGTGCCGGTGTTGAGTGCGCACGTGCGCGTCAGCGAGCAGGCGTGGGTTGATGGATCCGGGCCGCGCATCTTGGACGAGCTGACCCATACGGCCCAACATCAGTGGGGGATTGATCACTGCACCTTCCAGCTCGAAGAACCTGGGCACGAGCACCACGAAGCCGCCATGCATGCCAACTAG
- a CDS encoding LysE family translocator, whose amino-acid sequence MDFSQFTALTVAWVAIIITPGPDFFLTLRSGTISRLHGLKTAAGIVLGVLLWLAAAIAGLGAIAKAFPWAITIISVLGGFYLIWLGWQAIRSALAARRPAEDGKEEVKDYLNSHPFRSGLLTNLTNPKAVIFFGAILSNFLPTNLSVLSMSAMVVYLISMEVIWFGAVALLISTPKVQRWVNRYRSVMDGGTGIIMLVLATVLLGKGVAEVF is encoded by the coding sequence ATGGATTTCAGCCAGTTCACTGCCCTGACCGTTGCCTGGGTGGCAATCATTATTACGCCCGGGCCGGATTTCTTTCTGACGTTGCGTTCTGGCACGATTTCCCGCCTCCACGGGCTAAAGACTGCGGCGGGAATTGTGCTGGGTGTACTGCTGTGGCTGGCTGCAGCGATTGCTGGCTTGGGCGCTATTGCGAAGGCTTTCCCCTGGGCGATCACCATCATTTCGGTGCTTGGCGGCTTCTACCTGATCTGGTTGGGGTGGCAGGCTATCCGTTCTGCTCTTGCTGCGCGCCGTCCTGCCGAGGACGGCAAAGAGGAGGTCAAGGACTACCTGAATTCGCACCCATTCCGGTCCGGGTTGCTGACTAATCTGACTAACCCGAAGGCGGTCATCTTCTTCGGCGCCATCTTGTCTAATTTCCTGCCCACGAACCTATCTGTCCTGTCCATGAGCGCCATGGTGGTCTACCTGATCAGCATGGAAGTGATCTGGTTTGGGGCGGTAGCGCTGCTAATTTCTACCCCGAAGGTACAGCGGTGGGTAAACCGCTACCGTTCTGTGATGGATGGGGGCACCGGCATCATCATGCTGGTGCTGGCTACCGTGCTGTTGGGTAAGGGCGTAGCCGAAGTGTTCTAG
- a CDS encoding trypsin-like serine peptidase gives MERVAMSARKSSLGAVAALAMIATVVMVPAAGADELPVGGADGTITSPEQADPELTVEYWTPQRMRAAQPPESPSTPFRTRIRTRSAAPTAKMPADYTEQETVLTQPKAPLGKAAYSKSDDTKVTAVGAVNGKVFYRDPALDHDSRCSAAAVNTPKKTVVLTAGHCVISARSKKWVKNWVFVPGYKDGQAPHGKFAAKKMRTTPEWTKYNFSVDGVVGDVAMVETAPNSKGKKVVDEVGGHGLIAGGPLNFHALMVGYPSDIKEGEQVSFFEGDGKSYDWGERRFSTIAGSKFGVGASGGPWLAHYSKAAEVGYVRGLSSFGPQDDSFMGSPYFNTQLKDLYAATESKATK, from the coding sequence ATGGAAAGGGTCGCGATGTCGGCAAGGAAGTCTTCGCTGGGCGCAGTAGCAGCGCTCGCAATGATCGCTACAGTTGTTATGGTCCCGGCAGCAGGAGCAGATGAGCTACCCGTCGGCGGCGCGGATGGCACTATTACTTCTCCCGAGCAGGCCGATCCGGAGCTCACGGTTGAATATTGGACGCCACAGCGGATGCGTGCCGCGCAGCCGCCAGAGTCGCCCTCGACACCCTTCCGGACGCGAATCCGCACCCGTAGCGCCGCGCCAACAGCGAAGATGCCCGCAGACTATACGGAGCAGGAAACGGTGCTCACTCAGCCGAAAGCTCCCCTCGGCAAGGCGGCGTATTCCAAGAGTGATGACACGAAGGTGACGGCGGTGGGAGCCGTAAATGGCAAAGTGTTCTACCGGGATCCGGCGCTCGACCACGATTCGCGCTGCTCGGCCGCTGCCGTGAATACCCCAAAGAAGACCGTGGTGCTGACCGCAGGGCACTGCGTGATCTCGGCTCGGTCGAAGAAGTGGGTGAAGAACTGGGTGTTCGTGCCTGGATACAAGGATGGGCAGGCCCCGCACGGCAAGTTCGCTGCCAAGAAGATGCGCACCACCCCCGAGTGGACAAAGTACAACTTTAGTGTGGATGGGGTAGTAGGCGATGTGGCTATGGTAGAAACCGCGCCGAATTCGAAGGGCAAAAAGGTAGTTGACGAAGTAGGTGGGCACGGCCTTATTGCAGGGGGTCCGCTGAACTTCCACGCGCTGATGGTGGGCTATCCCAGCGACATTAAGGAGGGCGAACAGGTGTCTTTCTTCGAGGGCGACGGCAAGAGCTACGACTGGGGGGAGCGGCGTTTTAGTACCATTGCCGGTTCGAAGTTTGGCGTCGGCGCCTCCGGTGGGCCGTGGCTTGCTCACTACAGCAAGGCGGCCGAGGTGGGCTATGTTCGCGGACTGTCCTCCTTTGGTCCGCAGGACGATTCCTTCATGGGCTCGCCCTACTTCAATACCCAGTTGAAAGATTTGTACGCTGCTACTGAATCTAAGGCGACTAAGTAA
- a CDS encoding aldo/keto reductase produces the protein MNIGKSDLEVSGIALGANPFGWTADEATTYKILDAFADAGGNMIDTADVYSAWAPGNQGGESESAMKRWLSANREKVLVATKVGQKPDRKGLAPENIRKAAQESAERMGVEQIDLYYAHEDDPEVPMDEFAHAFSELAEEGLIREIGISNFEPTRFTEWMQIAKKNGFRAPVAMQPHYNLVTRADFEDERAPIAREYNLAVFPYFSLASGFLTGKYKRDEPVRGDRKDMVAPYLNDQAFDTVDQLKAIADKRSVTPGAVALAWLHAQDTVAAPLASARNTEQLEQIMVGATLQLDPDEVEALTKVSQGL, from the coding sequence ATGAACATTGGAAAATCTGACTTGGAAGTTTCTGGAATTGCGCTGGGCGCAAACCCCTTCGGGTGGACCGCTGACGAAGCTACTACCTACAAAATTTTGGACGCCTTCGCCGATGCGGGCGGCAACATGATCGACACCGCTGACGTGTATTCGGCGTGGGCGCCAGGCAACCAGGGCGGAGAATCTGAATCCGCCATGAAGCGTTGGCTCTCTGCCAATCGGGAGAAAGTGCTGGTTGCCACCAAGGTCGGCCAGAAGCCGGACAGGAAGGGGTTGGCTCCCGAAAATATCCGTAAGGCGGCGCAGGAGTCAGCCGAGCGCATGGGGGTCGAACAGATCGACTTGTATTACGCACACGAGGACGATCCCGAGGTGCCGATGGACGAGTTCGCCCACGCTTTTTCGGAGTTGGCCGAGGAGGGCCTGATCCGCGAGATCGGGATATCGAACTTTGAGCCGACTCGCTTTACCGAGTGGATGCAGATCGCGAAGAAGAACGGATTCCGCGCTCCGGTGGCGATGCAGCCGCATTACAACCTGGTCACGCGCGCCGATTTCGAGGACGAGCGCGCCCCGATAGCCCGGGAATACAACTTGGCGGTGTTCCCCTACTTCTCGCTCGCTTCCGGCTTCTTGACTGGCAAGTACAAGCGGGATGAACCTGTGCGCGGGGACCGCAAGGACATGGTTGCGCCCTACCTGAACGACCAGGCTTTCGACACGGTTGACCAACTGAAGGCCATTGCCGACAAGCGGTCAGTCACTCCGGGTGCGGTGGCGCTAGCGTGGCTGCACGCTCAGGACACGGTGGCGGCCCCGCTCGCTTCAGCCCGCAACACCGAGCAGCTGGAGCAGATTATGGTTGGCGCTACCTTGCAGCTCGACCCGGACGAGGTCGAAGCACTAACTAAGGTGTCCCAGGGACTATAA